In the genome of Luteitalea pratensis, the window CTGGCCTCCAATCACGCTGATCTCACGCAATGCTCACGCGTCCGTGAAGACCTGCCGGCGTCGCTGAGCCATCCTTCCGCACCTGACGGTGCCGCGGGAGCTTCGGCCGGCGGCATCGACCAGCAACCTGCCGATCGACAGGAGCGCGGGACCACACGTCAAGTGGCCCGGGTTTCGCGCCGGGAGCGTCGAATATCGCGGAGGGAACGTGTCGAAGAGTTGGAACCGGAAGGAAACCTGGCTTGCACTGATTGCGGTGGGCGTCGGGGGCCTGATTGCGGCGATCGCGGGGCTCCATCTCTACGTGACCGCCACCGCGACGCCGATTCATCCGGATCCGCACCGCGTGCCATCGTCGACGCAGGCAACCCCTTCGCCACCGTGGGCCGATGCCGTGCAGCGCAGCCGGGAATCGACGCGCGCGGCTCTCAGCGAACAGAACCTGCCGGGCCTGTCGGTGGCGATCGGGGTTGGCGGTCAGGTCGTGTGGGCCGAAGGTTTTGGCTGGGCGGATCTGGAGAGCCGCGTTCCCGTCTCGCCGGAGACACGGTTCAGGATCGGGACCGCCTCCACCGTCCTCACGTCGGCCGCCGTTGGCCGGCTGCTGGAGAAGGGCCGGCTGAAGCTCGATGACGAGATTCAGGCCTACGTCCCGGAGTTCCCGAAGAAACAGTGGCCCGTGACCGTGCGTCAGCTGATGGGGCACCTGGCCGGGGTGAGGAACGATGGCGGTGACGAGGGCCCGCTGTTGTCCTCGCGCTGCGAGCGCCCCGTCGACGCGCTGCAGGCGTTCGGGGAGCGCTCGCTGCTGTTCGAGCCGGGAACGCGGTACCGATATTCGAGCTACGGTTGGATCCTGGTGAGCGCGGCGATCGAAGCCGCATCGGGCGAGCCGTTCCTCAGGTTCATGGAGAAGCAGATCTTCGAGCCGTTGGGAATGCGCGACACCAGAGCCGACTCGGCGACAGAGTCGCTGTCGCATCGAATGACCCCCTACTTCCCGAGGTACGCCGCCGATCCGCGTTACGGCCCGGACGTCATGCGTCCGATCGACTATTCGTGCTACGCGGGAGCCAGTGCATTCCTGTCGACTCCGAGCGACCTGGTGCGCTTCGGCATGGCGATCAACGGCGGCCCGCTGCTACAACCCGCCACCGTCGAGTTGCTGCAGACATCACAGCGACTGGCCTCGGGGCAGGAGACGGGTTACGGCCTCGGCTGGGACCTCGAGACCGTGACCCTCGCTGGAGCACAAACGCGCGCGGTCGGTCACGACGGCGAGTCGCTGGGCGGCACCGTGGCGTCGTTGATGACATTTCGGGACCGCGGCATCGTCGTCGCCGTGATATCGAACGTCTCGTACGCAGACACGCCGTCCATCGCGCTGAAGATCGCGGACGCCTTCGCGGGTCAGGGCACGGCCCCCGCAGGCAAGTGATCCTCGTGCGTGGCTGAGGGTACGCGCAGCGCGCGAGTTCGCCAGCGTCGCGGATGCTCGCCGGACCTGGCGGGGACCGGGCGTCAACCATTTAGCGTCGCCGCGCGTAATAACCACCATGGCCCCCGGTGGCGCGCTGCTTGCCGCCCTGATTCAGGATCTCCGCTTCACGCTGCGCCTGCTTCAGCGCCAGCGCGGCTTTGCGCTGGTGACACTGGTCGTGCTCGGGATCGGGACCGGCGTGATGACCACGGTGGTCAGCGTCGCGAACGGCCTGCTGCTGCGTCCGCCACCGGTGCGCGAGCCAGCCACGCTCGTGCGCGTGTTCACCGGCCGCTACTCCGGCACGCCACTGCTCGACCTGCTGGCATACGACGAGGCGGCCGCGACGCTCGACATCGCCGCGTTTCGCGAGTCACGCGTCAGCGTTCGTGTCGGCAACGACGCGGCTCGCCCGCTGCTGGCGAGCTTCGTCACGGGCAACTACTTCGACGTGCTCGGTGTCGTTGCGACGCGCGGTCGAACCTTTCTGTCGCACGAAGGCCGCACGCCTGGGACCTCGCCAGTCGCCGTCCTCAGCCACCGGTCGTGGCAACGCCACTTTGGCGGCCACGACAGCGCCGTGGGCCGCGCGATCGTGGTCAACGGGCACGCATTCACCGTTGTCGGCGTGATGCCGGAAGCCTTCATCGGGGTGATGGGGCCGGTCGCCGCCGACATCTGGATCCCGGTCACGATGCATCCACTGCTGATGCCTGGCGCGCGGACGTTCACCGACCGCGACGCGTTCTACGCGCAGGCAGTGGCGCGCTTGTCAGCTGGTGTGAGCCTAGCACGCGCGCAAGCGGAAGCCGACGCGCGCTTCGTGCCGTGGCGCGACGACCAGGCCAAGGATGCGAGCGAGCCTGGCGGCTTGCACCTGCATCCCTTGCACTACCTCGTACCCGAACTCTGGAACCGGGCCGCGTTGTTCCTCGCCATCCTCGCGGGCCTGGCCACCAGCCTGCTCGGCATCACGTGTCTGAACCTGGCAAGCCTGATGGTGGCGAGCAATAGCGCCCGGACTCGCGAGTTCGCCGTCCGCATGGCCATCGGGGCGGGCCGTGGCCGGCTGCTCTGGCAGTTGTCGATCGAAGCGTTCTGCCTGGCGTGCGGTGGCGCAGTCCTGGGTGTCGGGGTTGCCGTGCTGCTGACCAGGATCATCGGCCGGTGGACGCCGCCGGTGGACGTGCCGTTGGTGCTCGACGTCTCGCCCGACTGGAGGGTCCTGGTCGCCGCAGGCATCGTGACCACGCTCGTGACCATCGCATTCGGGCTACTGCCGGCGTGGACGGCCACGCGCCGCGCCACTGCGTTTTCGCTCAACGGGAACTCCATTCGCAGTACCGGCGCTGGCCGTACCCGGACGCGTGCGACGCTGCTGATCGCGCAACTCTCGCTGTCGATGTTGCTGCTGACCGTCGCGGGGCTGCTGACGCGGAGCCTGCAGCATGCCGAACGGATGGACCTGGGCTTCGAGCCTGACGGCGTCCTGATGGCGGCGCTCGACCTCGACGTCAATGGTTATGAGGCGCAGCGAGGGCGCCAGTTCTACGCCGACCTCCTCGACCGAGTCCGCGCGATGCCAGGCGTGCGCCACGCGAGCCTGCTGGACGTGGTGCCGCTGACAGGCGCCAACCGTGGCTCGCAGATGCTCGCCGACGGCGTGCCGCCACCCGCGGCGGGACGCACCGACGGCCTCGTCAGCGTTGGCCGGAAGAGTGTGGCCGGCGGGCACTTCGCGACGCTGCGCATCGGCATGCTGAGCGGCCGGGACTTCAGCCGAGCCGATGACGCGTCGGCACCCGCGGTGGCGATCGTCAACGAGACGCTGGCGCGAACCTTCTGGCCCGGCGAGTCGCCGATTGGCCGGCGTCTCCGCTTCCACGAGCCGAGCGGAGCACCCAGCCCTCCCATCGAAGTCGTCGGCCTCGTCCGCGACTCCAGGTACGTCAGCGTCGGAGAACAGCCACGGCCGTTCATGTACCGGCCGGTGGCCCAGGAGTACCGGTCCGACGCCGCGCTGATCGTTCGCGTCGACGGACCACCGCTCGCGTTCGCACCACAGCTCCGGGCCGCGATCCGCGGCCTCGATCCGGATCTGCCGATCGTCGACCTGCGCACGCTGACCGAAGCCACCAGCCTCTCGCTGCTGCCGATTCGCGTGGCCGCCACGGTGGTCGCGGCCCTGGCTGCCACGGTGCTGGGCCTGGCCGCCCTCGGGTTTTACGGCGTGCTGTCGTTCCTGGTCGGACAGCGAACCCGCGAGATCGGCATCTACATGGCGCTCGGCGCCGACGGCGCGCGGGTCGGCCGGATGATCCTGCTCGAGGCGCTGCGCTGGATCGGATGGGGCGTGGCCGCGGGTCTGGCCATGGCGTGGCTGGTCGCCCCGCTTGCGTCGAGCCTCCTCTACGGTGTGGCCCCGCGCGATCCCGCGACACTGGCGGCCGTCACCGGCGTGCTGCTTGCTGTCGGCATCGCGTCTGCGTTGCTGCCGGCCTGGCGGGCCAGCACGCTGTCGCCGGCCGACGCGCTACGGCGCGACTAGCCGGAGTCGCGCTCGACTCGGGACGCCGATTCGTCTCGATGGCGCCACCAGCCCGGTGCCGGCGCGACAGCTAGCGAGACGTCTGTGTCTTCGGAAGCAGTCGTCGCAGGTGCGGCTCGAGTCCATCGACCATCCGCGCGAACCCCAGCTCCGTCGGATGACTATCGTCGACGGTGCCGTCACCATCAGTGCCAAGCAGTGTCGCGCTGGGCACGAGCGTGATGTGCCTGTCGCCGGCTTGCCGCCGGGTCTCGTAGATGCGGCGCAGCGACGCGTTCGCCGTCGCCACGTCCGCGGCCTTCTCCTTGCGGAACCGCAGGTTCGGGTAGAGCAGGTGTTCGACCAGGACGATCGGGGTGCGCGGACGTGCGGCACGGATGGTCGCGATGAACGCCGGCATGCGCTCATCGACTTGCTGAGGCGTCAGGTTGGGCAGCGCGTCAAGGACATAGATCGCCGGATCGAGCTCCGCCAGCAGCCGTGCGACCTCGGGTTCGGCCTTGCCGTTTCCAGAGAAGCCCAGGTTGATGACTGGCACATCGAGCCGGCGTCCGAGCATCGCGGTGTAGCTCATACCTGGTCGTGATGCACAGCACCCCTGTGTGATCGACGTGCCATAGACCACCACGGGGCGTGCCTTCGACGAGGGCACGAAGCGCAGGGTCGCCTCTTCCGGCACTCCGACTTCCAACCGTGAGACGCCGTTGTAGAGCGGGAGGTACAGCCGGAACTCGCGCGGCGTCGGCGACAGCCCGACGATGACGTCCGCGTCGTTGGTTGGAGACTCGGTAGGCCTGGCGCCGCCGACGAAGTACCACGCGCCACGTTCGTTGGCGTAGAGGTCGAGTCCACTGACTCCAGTCGTCGGCATGTGAGGCAGGGCCAGGCGGTCCTGCGTGACCGTCCAGCGCACGCGGATACGGGTGGCGTCGCTTACGAACTGCACGCTCAGTCCTGCCGAATGTTGCGAGAGATCCCAGACCGGCTTGCGCAGATCGTCCTTGGCTCGTGCCGGGAATCGGTCGAAGTCGCCTTCAGTGTCGGTCCACCCCTTGCCTTCGACGACTGCGGGCGTGACCCGGTGCCACCGCAAGGTCACCGGGGATTCGTCGGCAGTCGGCTGCGCCGCGGCAACGGCAGGCGCCACGGCAAGGAGAAGAACGCAGAGCGGGACAAGAATCATGGAGACTGTCTCCAACCTACTTGCGGTGGGCGGTCCACGGCGCCCGTGAGCCCCTCTCATTCGAGAACTCGCCCTCGATCTGGTTCCCCGTGATGGTGCCTGCGTACTTCGCGTAACAGTCGTTGAGCTCGATCAGCACCGCCGAGCCGTTCTGGCGCCAGTGGGCGCCCGTCTCCCGTGAGCGGCCCTTGGACTGATAGGCGAGTTCCTGTTTCGGCAGGAACTCGAACGTCGTGGTCTCGACAGGCTCCGGTCCATACTGCACCGGGATCGTGCCTTCCCACGTGGTCCCGGCCAGGCTCGGCGCGTCCTGTGCGGGCGCCTCCGCCTGGCCGGCGGCCAGCCACTGCTCGTCGCGTGCGCACCCCTTGCGATCGATCCAGATGTTGACGCTGCTCGCGATGGCCTGGTGACTGCGATATACGTAGGACACGCCGAGCCGCTGGCCCGGCTTGAGCCACGAGGGACCAGGCTCGCCTTCCACCAGCGGCGACCCCGGCCCCCGGAACTCGAACGTCGTGTCCTGTCCGAACCGAAATGACTCGACCTTTCCGTCAGTGAGCCGGATGTCGACTCGGCCGGGCGCCGCCGACACCACCTCGCCATCGCGCCAATAGGACCAGTTGGGCACGGTGTTGCCTGTGATCTTCTCCTGAGCGCGGGGATCATGCCGAGCAGCACGGGTCCGACGATCAGCAGCCCACCGATCGTGCCGACGGCGATGGCCGCGGTGCGTGGCGCCGATTCGTGGGGGCGCAGGCCGAGCCAGTAGGCGAGGCATACGAAACCGGCGATCGCCAGCGCGAATGGGTAGAGCATGAACGGCGCGAGGTACACCATCGCGCTGGCCCCGAGTGGCTGGACCCTCTCGACGATCCCGGTGAGGATCAGGAACACGATCAGCCAGACCGGCAACGCCACCAAAGCGGCGCGCCACCATGAACTGCCGGCGAGCGTGCGCGGCGTGTCCACGAAGGGATACGCGACGAGCGCCACCATGACGATCAGCGCGGCAACGTCACGCAGCAGGAAGATCAGCGGGATGGTGACCGCGGCAATCGCGATGCCGCTGCCGCCGGGCTTGCGGACAAGTTTGCGTCCGAACCGACCAGCTGCTGCCAAGGGCTTCGGAATCATTGGTGAGAGAGTCCGGCCCAGTATCGGCCACATCAGCTCGGATCGCGACGGGACCGGCGCCCCGGCCCGACCCGTGGTCTCCGTCAAGCGACACGCTTCGCGACGGCCCGTCGTATCCATGGCAACGCAGCTAATGCCTGATGCCTGATGCCTCATGCCCAGGCGTACCCGGAGAACACACGTGGCCACCACCTCAATGGATCGTGCCGAGTTGGACCGCCGTCACTTCCTCAAAAGCGCCGGTGCCGGCATGACCGCCGCGGCGCTCGTGCTCACCCCTGGCGAGGCCGCGGCTGCACAGGAGCAGGCCCGCAAAGCGGCGCTCGACCGGCTTGCCAGCAATTCCTGGCCGCTGCGTCAGTTGTTCAAGTCGCGCACCGCCCCGACCGCTGGCGCGGCGGCCCCCCGTCCGGCCGGCAGACGTGGTGATTTCGCGGAGGACGCCGAGGCGATCGCCAACAATCCCAACGCGAAGGAAGCGCTGGCCGTTGCGGAGAAGGCTCGCGCCGCGCGCGCGAACCTGCCCAACACCGCGGAGATGAAGAAGAAATACGGCGAGCTCACGGGGCTCGACTTCCCGCAGTTCACCAAGGACACGTTCCCGGGCGTGACGCGGATGGACATCCGCTCGTCGCTGTTCGGCGACATCACCGACGACTCGATGTTCCTGCCGCCGCAGGACGGGCAGCCGGGTTACTTCGATCCGATGAGTCCGTCGGGCCGGAAGTGGCTCGACACGCTGGCCGGCACGCTGGTCAAGACGGGGACGAAGGTGCAGCACATCTCCAACAACGCGCCGTTCGAGTTGGCCTCCTACGGCTCGCCCCAAGCCGATGTCAGCCGCAAGGCCGGCGTCGCCGTGGCGAAGCGCTGGCTGGAAGGCTGCTCTGTCCTCGGCATCAAGACGATGCGCATGAACTCGCCGCAGGCGTTCGGCGCGCCCATCCGGCCGAATGCCGTCCCTCGCGGACCAGGCGACGGCTACCCGCGCAACATCGACATGGTGCCGATGCTCGCCGCCGCGATCGAGTCGTACAAGGAGATGGCTGACTTCGGCGGCAACCTTGGCATCCGCGTGACGATCGAGAACCACTGGGGCCTGGCGGCCGAACCGGCCAACATCCGCACCATCATCGACGAGGTCAACCACCCGTATTGCGAGGCATCGCCCGACTTCTGCAACTGGGAGCATGAGTACATGCTCTTCAACGGCCTGAAGATGCTGGCGCCGTACGCACACACCCACGTGCACGCCAAGTACTGGGACCGCTGGGGCGACCGCAACGACGTGCAGCGCTCGACGCGGATCATGCTGGCGGCCGGCTTCCGCGGGACGTTCGCGCTGGAGTACGAACAGGGGCCGTGGGACGGCGTCGAGGGTGCCAAATACCTGTATCGCGAGGTCCTCATGGCGCTCACCGAGCCGAAGCCGGTGATCTGAATCCGGAAAGCGAGGGACCATGGATCTTCAGCTCGACCATCAGACCGCTGTCGTCACCGGCTCGACTGCGGGCATCGGACTCGAGATTGCCAGACGCCTGGCAATCGAGGGCGCCACCGTCATCGTCTCCGGTAGGACGGCCACTTCCGTCGACGCCGCGGTGGCCAGCATCCAGGCGTCCGGTGGTCGGGCTGTGCGGGGTGTCGTTGCCGACGTGACGATGGCTGCCGGAGCCGACCTGCTGCTGCGCGATGCCGGCCGCGTCGACATCCTCGTCAACAACCTGGGCATCTACGAGAGCAAGCCGTTCACGGAGATCACCGACCAGGACTGGATTCGCTTCTTCGACGTCAACGTCGTCAGCGGCGTGCGTCTGGCTCGGGCAGTCCTGCCGGGCATGCTCGCGCGAAACCACGGGCGCATCATCTTCGTGTCGAGCGAATCGGCGCTCTCGGTGCCGAAGGACATGATTCACTACGCCGTGACGAAGACCGCGCAGCTGACGATCGCTCGCGGCCTGGCCGAGCTGACGCGCGGCTCGCGAGTGACCGTCAACTCCGTGCTGCCGGGCCCGACCCGGTCCGCGGGCATCGAGGACTTCCTGCGGAGCCAGGCCAGCGACCCGTCCGCGCCCGCTGCCGCGATCGAAGCCGAGTTCTTCGCGACGGCGCGGGCCACCTCGCTGCTGCAGCGCATGATCGAACCTGGGGAGGTTGCGAGTCTGGTGGCCTACCTGGCCAGCCCGCTGGCGTCCGCGACCAATGGCGCTGCCGTGCGCGTCGAAGGCGGTCTCGTCCCGACGATTGCCTGACGTCCCGGTGCCGGCCGGCGCGAATCCGTGCAGTTGTAGCCGCGGGACTTGTCCCGCGGGCAGCGCGCCGGACATGTCCGGCGCCTACGAGATTGGTCGGAGTCCGACGGCTGCGGGAGCCGCGCTCCCATCATCAGTTGATGGCAGTTGACAGCCACCGTCCGCCTCTGTAGAGTCCCATCATCGACTGATGGGACTGACCAACACACCCTCCGACCTGCTTCCCGGCACGCTCGAGCTGTTGATCCTGAAAGCGCTCGCTGGCGGCGCCAGGCACGGCTACGGCATCGTCGAACACCTCCGCCGGACGTCCGACGACGTGCTGCGAGTGGGGGAGAGTGCGCTGTACCCCGCGCTCCAGCGCTTGCTGTTGAACGGTTGCGTGAAGGCCGAATGGGGTACCTCGGAGAACAACCGCCGTGCCCGCTTCTACACGCTGACGGCGGCCGGCCGCAAGCAACTGACCGCCGAGCGCGACGAGTTCGACCGCATGGTCGGCGCGATCCAGCGCGTCTTGAGCACGACATGACGGTCTCTCCCTCGACCACGAGTGATGCGCCAGCCGCGAGGGGCCGCTTGTCATGACCTCCCTCGTCCGCCGCCTGCAGCACCTCCTGCGTCGGTCGCGCCACGATGCCGACCTCGCCGAGGAAATCGAGGCTCACCGGGCGCATCGTCAGGACGCGCTCGAGCGCGACGGCCTCGATCGGACCGACGCAGTCCACGCGAGCCGGCGTGCGATGGGTAACGTGACGCTCGCCGTCGAGGACGCACGCGACGTGTGGGCGATGCGCGCGATCGACAGCGTGCGGCAGGACATCCGCGACTCGTGGCGTGGCCTGCGCAAGAGCCCGGGCTTCGCGCTCGCGGTCGTCGGGACGCTCGCGCTCGGCATCGGCGCCAACACGGCGCTGTTCTCCATCTTCAACAGCCTGATCCTGCGCCCGCTGCCCGTCCGCGATCCGGCCAGCCTCGCGCTGCTCACCAACGGCTCCTGGCCGTATCCCGTGTGGGAGGAGATCCGGGCCCGCGAGCACGAGCTGTTCGACGGCGCCCTTGCGTGGTCTGGCCAGCGCTTCGACCTCTCGCAGCGCGGCCGAGCCATGCCCGTCGACGGCGCATACGTAAGCGGGAGGTTCTTCGACGAACTCGGCGTGCGTGCGGTGCGCGGTCGTCTGCTCATGCCGGCAGACGATGGCGGCGCTGCACCTGATGGTCCCGTCGTCGTCATCAGTCATCGCTTCTGGCGTCAGCACTTCGGCGGCGCCGAAGATGTCGTGGGACGCCAACTGACCGTGCAACGCGTCGCGTTCACCATCGTCGGTGTGGCTCCGGCGGGATTCTTCGGCGTCGACGTCGGCCGGACGACGGACGTGATGCTCCCGTTCGCCGCGGAGCCATCGATTCGAGGGCAGGAAAGCTGGCTGAAGGACCCGTCCTCGTGGTGGCTGGAAGTCATGGTGCGGCTGAAGCCGGGACAGAGCATCGATCAGGCGAACGCCGCGTTTCGGGGCGTGCAGCCGCAGATTCGCGCCGCGGCGACGGGCGGCAATGCGGCGTTGGCCGGCTCACGCTATCTCGCGGAGCCCTTCACCCTGGTCCCGGCGGCGACCGGCACATCCTCGCTCCGGGGCCGGTTCGAGACGCCGCTGTTCGCGATGGTCGTGGCCGTGGGTCTCGTGCTGCTTGTCGCCTGCGCCAACATCGCCAGCCTGCTGCTCGCGCGCGCGCTGGCGCGCCGGCACGAACTCAGCGTCCGCCTGGCGCTGGGCGGCTCTCGATGGCGCCTCGGCCGGCTCCTGTTCACCGAGAGCCTGATCGTGGCCGTGACAGGCGCGACCCTCGGCCTGGGACTGGCCACCTGGGGCGGGACGGTGCTCGTGCGGCAACTGAGCACGTGGCAACGCACCGTGTCGCTGGATCTGTCGCTGGACTGGCGCGTCCTCGCGTTCACGGTGGCGCTTGCGTGCCTGTCGGCGCTCGTGGCCGGCATCGCCCCGGTGCTCGGACTCAAGAGCGTCGCCCCTGGCGACGCCCTGAAGGACGCCGGCCGCGCGATCACGGGCGATCGTCGTTTCGCGGCACGCGGCACACTCGTTGTCGCGCAACTCGCGGTGTCGCTCGTCCTCGTCGTGGCGGCAGGACTCTTCCTGCGCACCTTCGCGTCCCTCAATCGACTCCCGCTCGGCTTCGTCCCCGAACCGCTGCTCGTCGTGGAGTTGAACCTGCAGACAACCGTCGAGTCGATCGAGGCACGACCCGAGCGCGTCGAGCGTCTGCGCGCCGCCGCGGCGGAGATCCCGGGCGTGCGATCGGCGACCGTGTCGAGGGTGCGGCGTCTGACGGGCGGCGGCTGGAGCGCCGGCAAGGTTGCGGTCGGCGAGGGTCCGCCACCCCAGGTGGTCCGAGGGCGGCCCTCGCTCTGGCGCGACGCCACCACCCCCGGATGGTTCGCGGCGATGGGGATCCCTCTCCGTCGTGGCCGCGACTTCGATGAGGGCGACCGCGTGGGCAGTCCGCCTGTCGCCATCGTCAACGAGGCCTTCATGCGCCGGTACGCGCCCGGTCGGCAGCCGATCGGCGAGACGGTCCGGCTCGCCGGCATGGGTAACGAAGAGTCGCGATGGGAGATCGTCGGCCTGGTGGGCGATACCGTCTACGCCACGACACGCGAGGGGATGGTGCCGACGATGTTCGTCCCGGTGGCACAGCAGGCACCGGAGAACTTCTGGCCGACCGTCCTGCTGACCATCAACACGCCACCTGACCGGCGGGCGGCTGTCGAGCGCGACGTCGCGGCGGCGCTGACGGCAACCGATCCGACCGTTGCTCTCAGTTTCGGGAACTTCGACGAACTCGTCGCTGCCACGATCACGCAGGAGCGCCTCGTCACCATGCTGGCGTCGTTCTTCGGCGGGCTGGCGCTGCTGCTCGCCGGCATCGGGCTCTATGGCATCGTCGCCCATGCCGTCCGGGCGCGGCAGACGGAGATCAGCCTGCGCATGGCCCTCGGCGCGCATCCGGCCGGTATCGTCCGAATGGTGTTCCGCCGCGTCGGCGTCCTGATCCTGGCCGGAGTCGCGCTGGGGCTCGTGGCCAGCCTCTGGGCTGCGCGATTCGTGGCGCCGCTGCTGTTCGAAGTCGACGCGCGCGATCCACTGACGTTCGTCGCCGCCGCCGCAGTGCTCGTCGCAGTCGGCGCGCTGGCGGCGTGGCTGCCGGCCCGCCGCGCCACACGTCTCGATCCAGCCAGGGTGCTCCGCGAGGGGTAACTGTCACGACGTCGGGCTGGGACAGCCCGACGCTACCTGGTCCGGAATCGCGGCCTCGACCAGCTGCGCCAGCCAGGTCCTTCTCCTCTGCCGGCGGGCCCATCATTCGGGCCGGCCCCCTGTCCCGGAACCGCGCTGTGGCGGGGGCCCTTCCTTCCGCCGAGCCTCGGATGCCTTGACTTCAGCCTCCATGCTCGTCATGGCCTCCCGAAGCGCCTGAAGTGCAGAACGCGCTTCCAGAGAAAGCCCGCTTTCCGAAAGCGGATTCTTCTCAGTCGGATCCGCAAGATAGTCGAAGAACCGGCCGTCGGCGTACAACTTGAAACGCCCGTCGTGCGCATAGCGGTGAGGCCTGCCCTCGCGCACGGTGTTGGGTCCGGATGTCCGGCCGCGATAGAAGTCCGTGAAGATCCACCTCCGTGGAGAAGGTGATCCCCTGGTCAGCGTCGGATACAGGCTGACGCCGTCGCTCTGGACGTTCAGAATCGTGCTCCGGCCGGCGTCCAGCATCGTGGGAAACAGATCGCTGACATCGACCAGGTCGTCGCGCACCTGAGCGGGTGCGATGGTGCCCTTCCAATGCGCGATGAAGGGCACATGATTGGACGCGTCCGTCGATCCCCACTTGTCGCCCTGGACGGGGCGACCGTTCATCATCGACGTGACGCGAACGTCCGTGCCGTTGTCGCCCATGAACAGCACCAGCGTGTTTTCCCGTAGTCCAAGCTTGTCGAGCGT includes:
- a CDS encoding ABC transporter permease — translated: MTSLVRRLQHLLRRSRHDADLAEEIEAHRAHRQDALERDGLDRTDAVHASRRAMGNVTLAVEDARDVWAMRAIDSVRQDIRDSWRGLRKSPGFALAVVGTLALGIGANTALFSIFNSLILRPLPVRDPASLALLTNGSWPYPVWEEIRAREHELFDGALAWSGQRFDLSQRGRAMPVDGAYVSGRFFDELGVRAVRGRLLMPADDGGAAPDGPVVVISHRFWRQHFGGAEDVVGRQLTVQRVAFTIVGVAPAGFFGVDVGRTTDVMLPFAAEPSIRGQESWLKDPSSWWLEVMVRLKPGQSIDQANAAFRGVQPQIRAAATGGNAALAGSRYLAEPFTLVPAATGTSSLRGRFETPLFAMVVAVGLVLLVACANIASLLLARALARRHELSVRLALGGSRWRLGRLLFTESLIVAVTGATLGLGLATWGGTVLVRQLSTWQRTVSLDLSLDWRVLAFTVALACLSALVAGIAPVLGLKSVAPGDALKDAGRAITGDRRFAARGTLVVAQLAVSLVLVVAAGLFLRTFASLNRLPLGFVPEPLLVVELNLQTTVESIEARPERVERLRAAAAEIPGVRSATVSRVRRLTGGGWSAGKVAVGEGPPPQVVRGRPSLWRDATTPGWFAAMGIPLRRGRDFDEGDRVGSPPVAIVNEAFMRRYAPGRQPIGETVRLAGMGNEESRWEIVGLVGDTVYATTREGMVPTMFVPVAQQAPENFWPTVLLTINTPPDRRAAVERDVAAALTATDPTVALSFGNFDELVAATITQERLVTMLASFFGGLALLLAGIGLYGIVAHAVRARQTEISLRMALGAHPAGIVRMVFRRVGVLILAGVALGLVASLWAARFVAPLLFEVDARDPLTFVAAAAVLVAVGALAAWLPARRATRLDPARVLREG